The genome window TAGGCGGCACCGGCCCTTGCTCCTACTACCTTACTACTTACTTAGTTCCGACCAGATGGGGCCCGGACTTCGATCCTGGCTGTACCACCAAATAATCTTGTCGCCGGGCTTGACTTCCACATCCACAGCCGGCTTCCAGATCACCTGATCATTAACTTTGTACATCCAGCCCCATTGGCCCTGATTGGCCTGCCCGGCAACCATATCGACAAACTTATTGCCATAAGCCAGGTGGTATTCAAGCCCGGTAGCATCCAGGGCCCCTAAGGCGGTGGCTCCCCACTTCTGACCGGAAGACAAGCTCACCTGGGCAGGACCAAACAGTACCTGCTTTCCCTTTCCTACTACGGCTACATATACCCGGCACCCCTGGTCGGCCGCCGGAGGCAGGGCTGGAGTCACCCTGCCCTTGCCTTCATGGTCAGAACCAGATGGCCCATCCCTAGACTCTGCTAAACTCATGCTAGAGCCATCATTGGCCAGCCGGTGAGCATAGATAGTCGGTCCCACTACAGCTACCGATAGAATCAGAATCCCCACTAGGTACCAAAATTTTCTTCTCACTAGTCACATCACCTGCGTAATCCGACCACCTATCGTCCAGCAGCTGGCACTTTAAATTGTGGCTTGGCGCCAAGAAAGACGTAAGCGTGAAGGGCCTTGGCTGCTCCGGTGATATTCTTAACAGAGCCAAAACTGCCATCCGGGTTCTTGGCCTTGTTAACCATGTAGTCAAT of Clostridia bacterium contains these proteins:
- a CDS encoding DUF4430 domain-containing protein, coding for MRRKFWYLVGILILSVAVVGPTIYAHRLANDGSSMSLAESRDGPSGSDHEGKGRVTPALPPAADQGCRVYVAVVGKGKQVLFGPAQVSLSSGQKWGATALGALDATGLEYHLAYGNKFVDMVAGQANQGQWGWMYKVNDQVIWKPAVDVEVKPGDKIIWWYSQDRSPGPIWSELSK